The nucleotide sequence GGGCGGGGATGCCGGGCGGGGCGGGGCTGCGGCTGAAATATTCCAACCCCATGCATCTGGACGACGTGGCGGCGGATTTCCCCGACATGCCGATCATCCTGGCCCACCCGTCCTTCCCCTGGCAGGAAGAGGCGCTGGCGGTGGCGACCCATAAGCCCAATGTCTACATCGACCTGTCGGGCTGGTCGCCCAAGTATTTCCCGGCCATCCTGGTGCAGTACGCCAACAGCCTGCTGAAGCACAAGATGCTGTTCGGCTCCGACTTCCCGCTGATCACACCGGACCGCTGGATCGCCGATTTCGACAAGCTGAACATCAAAGACGACGTGCGCCCCTTGATCCTGAAGGAAAACGCCGCCCGTCTTCTGGGCCTGAAGACCAACGGCTCGCACTGAATTTCATTTGTGGGATGCAAGGGCCGTTGGCCCTTGCCGGGGGGTGTCGGGGGCGAGCAGCCCCCGACGACTGTTCACTCACCCTTGCCGATCATCCGCCCCAGATCCCGCCCCGCAAAAATATGCAGGTGCAGATGCGGCACCTCCTGATGCGCCGCCTCGCCACAGTTGGACAGCACCCGATACCCCGGCTCGGCAGCCCCCACCAGACGGGCCACCTCGCCCGCCGCGCGGATCAGGCCGGCGATTTCAGCCTCCGACGCTTCGGCGCTGAAATGGTCCCAATCCACGTACGGACCCTTGGGGATGACCAGCACGTGGGTGGGGGTCTGCGGGTTGATGTCGTGGAAGGCCAGGGCGTGGTCGCTCTCGTATACCTTCTTGCACGGGATCTCACCGCGCAGGATGCGGGCGAAGATGTTGCCGGTATCGTAGGTCTTGGCCATGTGTGCTCACCCCTTGGGACGCGAATTCTTCTCGTCGATGCCGCTGGTGCCCTCGCGCGCCGCCAGCTTGGCGAAAACCGCTTCCGGTTCCACCCCCGTGGCCGCCCACAGCACCAGCAGGTGATAGAGCAGGTCGGCGGATTCGCCCACCAGCGCATCCGTGTCGCCGCGCATGGCCTCGATCACCGCTTCCACCGCTTCCTCGCCCACCTTCTGGGCGATCTTGGGCACGCCGCGG is from Azospirillum fermentarium and encodes:
- a CDS encoding histidine triad nucleotide-binding protein, with the protein product MAKTYDTGNIFARILRGEIPCKKVYESDHALAFHDINPQTPTHVLVIPKGPYVDWDHFSAEASEAEIAGLIRAAGEVARLVGAAEPGYRVLSNCGEAAHQEVPHLHLHIFAGRDLGRMIGKGE
- a CDS encoding phosphoribosyl-ATP diphosphatase is translated as MSEAQATAAVLERLYATINARKGADPASSYTAKLFSRGVPKIAQKVGEEAVEAVIEAMRGDTDALVGESADLLYHLLVLWAATGVEPEAVFAKLAAREGTSGIDEKNSRPKG